A genome region from Thermococcus gorgonarius includes the following:
- a CDS encoding carboxymuconolactone decarboxylase family protein, which translates to MESGDVEVKLKEIEELLERLGKEHPKEISAFSRFLRETLDNKALTTREKELIAVALGIAAGCEWCIYLHTQKALEAGAKSEELIEAGLVAVLMAGGPALMHLIPLMKAIEKFKKE; encoded by the coding sequence ATGGAGAGCGGAGACGTTGAGGTTAAACTTAAAGAGATTGAGGAACTCCTCGAAAGGCTTGGGAAGGAACACCCCAAGGAGATATCGGCCTTCTCACGGTTCCTCCGCGAGACCCTGGACAACAAGGCCCTGACGACGAGGGAAAAGGAGCTCATAGCAGTTGCCCTTGGAATAGCGGCGGGCTGTGAGTGGTGCATCTACCTCCACACCCAGAAGGCCCTCGAAGCCGGAGCAAAGTCCGAGGAGCTGATAGAAGCTGGTCTCGTCGCCGTCCTGATGGCCGGCGGTCCGGCACTGATGCACCTCATACCGCTCATGAAGGCCATAGAGAAGTTTAAGAAGGAGTGA
- a CDS encoding 2-dehydropantoate 2-reductase, translated as MKIYVLGAGSIGSLFGALLTKAGHEVTLIGREEHVRAINKEGLRISGVESFTVYPEATTRAPEEPPELLLLTTKSYSTKTALECARYCIGEETWILSVQNGLGNEDLALKYTPNVIGGITTNGAMLVEWGHVKWTGRGITVIGRYPTGSSSFIKKVAGLFTDAGIETEVSENILGWKWAKTIVNSVINALGTILEVKNGYLRDNPYLEGISVEIAREGCEVARQLGIEFEVHPLELLWDTIEKTKENYNSMLQDIRRGRKTEVDYINGKIVEYAKSVGLGAPRNELLWALIKAKEEQSR; from the coding sequence GTGAAGATCTATGTTCTCGGTGCGGGATCAATAGGCTCTCTCTTTGGTGCCCTTCTTACTAAGGCGGGCCACGAGGTGACTTTGATAGGCAGAGAAGAGCACGTGAGGGCGATCAACAAAGAAGGACTGAGAATATCGGGCGTCGAAAGCTTTACCGTTTATCCCGAGGCAACCACCCGGGCACCAGAGGAGCCACCAGAGCTGCTCCTGCTCACCACAAAATCGTACTCCACAAAAACCGCACTGGAATGTGCAAGGTATTGCATAGGGGAAGAGACATGGATCTTAAGCGTTCAAAACGGTCTCGGAAACGAGGATCTTGCCCTGAAGTACACCCCCAACGTGATTGGGGGAATAACAACCAACGGAGCAATGCTCGTTGAATGGGGCCACGTTAAATGGACGGGAAGGGGAATTACAGTAATCGGCAGGTACCCAACTGGAAGCTCATCCTTTATCAAAAAGGTAGCCGGGCTGTTCACAGATGCGGGAATTGAAACCGAAGTCAGCGAGAACATCCTGGGCTGGAAGTGGGCCAAGACCATTGTCAATTCAGTTATAAACGCATTAGGGACCATTTTGGAGGTAAAAAATGGCTATCTGAGAGACAACCCCTACCTGGAAGGCATATCCGTAGAAATAGCCAGAGAGGGCTGTGAAGTTGCAAGACAGCTTGGAATAGAGTTTGAAGTTCACCCCCTCGAGCTGCTCTGGGACACGATAGAGAAAACAAAAGAGAACTACAACTCAATGCTCCAAGACATAAGGAGGGGCAGGAAGACCGAAGTTGACTACATAAACGGCAAGATAGTGGAGTATGCAAAATCAGTTGGCCTCGGCGCACCAAGAAACGAACTCCTGTGGGCACTTATAAAGGCAAAGGAAGAGCAAAGTAGATAA
- a CDS encoding dihydroorotate dehydrogenase electron transfer subunit, whose translation MYTVTEIVEAWEVAKNVKAFRFKEAFEFTPGQFVMVWLPGIGEKPFSLADRDLIVVKKVGPFTSELFKREEGERLWIRGPYGKGFKPVGKNVGLIAGGIGIPPIYALSKTWREKFEKITLIYGARSREELALLDIENHVDELIVTTDDGSAGIKGFPTDVLKRKKEEFDQVYACGPEGMLLAVLEVMNYHKTQVSMERYMKCGIGVCGSCNLGKYLVCRDGPVFRAEVLEDVFRKT comes from the coding sequence ATGTACACCGTAACGGAGATAGTGGAAGCGTGGGAAGTAGCTAAGAACGTTAAGGCCTTCAGATTCAAGGAGGCGTTTGAATTTACACCAGGCCAGTTCGTAATGGTCTGGCTACCCGGAATCGGAGAAAAACCCTTCAGTCTGGCAGACAGGGATCTTATAGTGGTCAAGAAGGTGGGCCCCTTCACATCGGAGCTTTTCAAGAGGGAAGAGGGGGAAAGACTCTGGATAAGGGGGCCGTACGGGAAAGGCTTCAAGCCGGTGGGCAAAAACGTGGGGCTTATAGCCGGGGGAATTGGAATACCCCCGATATACGCGCTCTCCAAGACCTGGCGGGAGAAGTTCGAAAAAATCACGCTGATCTACGGGGCAAGGAGCAGGGAAGAACTTGCCCTCTTAGATATTGAGAACCACGTAGACGAGCTAATTGTAACGACAGACGATGGTTCAGCCGGAATAAAAGGATTCCCCACAGACGTTCTAAAGAGAAAGAAGGAAGAATTCGACCAGGTTTATGCCTGCGGACCTGAAGGGATGCTGCTAGCAGTTCTTGAAGTTATGAACTATCACAAAACTCAGGTTTCAATGGAGAGGTACATGAAATGCGGAATCGGAGTCTGCGGCAGCTGCAATCTCGGAAAGTATCTGGTGTGCAGAGACGGTCCTGTGTTCAGAGCAGAGGTGCTAGAAGACGTTTTCAGGAAGACTTAA
- a CDS encoding nascent polypeptide-associated complex protein yields the protein MMGMNPRQMKKLMRQLGIKMEELEGVKEVVLRFEGKEIVLKEPAVTVMVVQGEKTYQIVPGSEEVREVLEIPEEDVQLVMEQAGVDRETALKALKETKGDIAEAILKLTGE from the coding sequence ATGATGGGAATGAACCCCAGGCAGATGAAGAAGCTCATGCGCCAGCTTGGCATAAAGATGGAGGAGCTTGAGGGCGTTAAGGAAGTTGTTTTAAGGTTTGAAGGGAAGGAAATAGTTCTCAAAGAGCCAGCAGTTACCGTCATGGTCGTCCAAGGTGAGAAGACCTACCAGATTGTCCCGGGAAGCGAGGAAGTGAGGGAAGTCCTTGAGATTCCTGAGGAAGACGTTCAGCTCGTTATGGAGCAGGCCGGTGTTGACAGAGAAACCGCGCTCAAGGCCTTGAAAGAAACGAAAGGGGACATAGCGGAGGCTATCCTCAAGCTGACGGGGGAGTGA
- a CDS encoding tetratricopeptide repeat protein: protein MDKLKAYLTGFLIAVIAIAVGIVWYGGWKLLLQVILTLGFLGVTLMLLFFTALTLYAESWKYGAILAIFTAISGYGLYLSATWQKLNVVAGIIVFFIAVIAFGIWYISEPDLGLVDRFKSAESLEKAGKYKQAARKYEKAGNYLKAAEMYLKLGWLESAAWAYEKAGKYEKAAEIYEQLYEKEKDTYYLKEAHEYWKKAGNMERAAKALERYAEEEPWFWEDVAKLYEELGNEEKAREAWEKALEYYKKEAEEEGVFWEDVGNIARKLGMEELAREAYQKFLEYCLKEAEEDPMWWKHVAEAYEYLGEKEKAEEARRKYEEYRQKIMKANEETSNFPEEKGE, encoded by the coding sequence ATGGACAAGCTGAAGGCTTACCTCACAGGTTTTCTGATAGCTGTAATAGCCATAGCGGTGGGTATAGTCTGGTATGGCGGCTGGAAGCTACTGCTCCAGGTGATACTCACACTCGGGTTTCTCGGCGTCACGCTGATGCTGCTGTTTTTCACGGCCCTAACGCTCTACGCCGAGAGCTGGAAGTATGGAGCGATACTCGCCATCTTCACGGCTATAAGTGGCTATGGCCTTTATCTGAGCGCCACCTGGCAGAAGCTCAACGTCGTGGCTGGAATTATCGTGTTCTTCATCGCGGTGATTGCCTTCGGAATCTGGTACATCAGCGAGCCAGACCTCGGACTGGTTGACCGCTTTAAGAGCGCCGAGAGCCTTGAAAAAGCCGGCAAGTATAAGCAGGCCGCCAGAAAGTACGAGAAGGCCGGAAACTACCTGAAGGCCGCTGAAATGTACCTCAAGCTTGGCTGGCTTGAGAGCGCCGCCTGGGCCTATGAAAAGGCCGGGAAGTATGAAAAAGCCGCTGAAATCTACGAGCAGCTTTACGAGAAGGAGAAGGACACCTACTACCTCAAGGAGGCCCATGAGTACTGGAAGAAGGCTGGAAATATGGAGAGAGCGGCTAAGGCTTTGGAGCGCTACGCAGAAGAGGAGCCCTGGTTCTGGGAGGACGTGGCAAAGCTCTACGAGGAGCTCGGAAACGAGGAGAAGGCCAGAGAGGCCTGGGAGAAGGCCCTTGAGTACTACAAGAAGGAGGCGGAAGAGGAGGGCGTCTTCTGGGAAGATGTCGGCAACATAGCGCGCAAACTTGGAATGGAGGAGCTCGCTAGAGAGGCCTATCAGAAGTTCCTCGAATACTGTCTGAAAGAGGCCGAAGAAGACCCGATGTGGTGGAAGCACGTGGCTGAAGCCTATGAATATCTAGGCGAGAAGGAGAAGGCGGAAGAAGCTAGAAGGAAGTACGAGGAGTACCGGCAGAAAATTATGAAGGCCAACGAGGAGACATCAAATTTCCCTGAGGAGAAGGGTGAGTAA
- a CDS encoding hydroxyacid dehydrogenase encodes MKVLVAAPLHEKAIEVLKNAGFEVVYEEYPDEERLIELVKDVDAIIVRSKPKVTRRVIESAPKLKVIGRAGVGLDNIDLEAAKERGIKVVNSPGASSRSVAELVFGLLFAVARKIAFADRKMREGVWAKKQAMGIELEGKTIGVVGFGRIGYQVAKIANAFGMNVLLYDPYPNEERAKEVGGKFVDLETLLKESDVVTLHVPLVDATYHLINEERLKLMKPTAILINAARGAVVDTNALVKALQEGWIAGAGLDVFEEEPLPADHPLTEFDNVVLTPHIGASTVEAQMRAGVQVAEQIVEILKG; translated from the coding sequence ATGAAGGTGCTTGTTGCCGCGCCACTCCACGAGAAGGCGATAGAGGTTTTGAAGAACGCTGGCTTTGAGGTAGTTTATGAGGAATACCCAGATGAGGAAAGGCTGATTGAGCTAGTGAAAGACGTCGACGCGATAATAGTAAGGAGCAAGCCCAAAGTCACCAGAAGGGTCATCGAGAGCGCGCCAAAGCTTAAAGTAATCGGAAGGGCTGGAGTTGGCCTCGACAACATAGACCTTGAAGCGGCGAAGGAGAGGGGCATTAAGGTCGTCAACAGCCCGGGAGCATCGAGCAGGAGCGTTGCGGAGCTTGTCTTTGGCCTGCTGTTTGCCGTTGCCAGGAAGATAGCCTTCGCCGACAGGAAGATGAGGGAAGGCGTCTGGGCCAAGAAGCAGGCCATGGGCATCGAGCTCGAAGGCAAGACCATCGGTGTTGTCGGCTTCGGCAGGATAGGCTACCAGGTTGCCAAGATAGCCAACGCCTTCGGAATGAATGTCCTCCTCTACGACCCGTATCCGAACGAAGAGAGGGCCAAGGAAGTTGGCGGGAAGTTCGTTGACCTTGAGACGCTCCTGAAGGAGAGCGACGTCGTTACGCTCCACGTGCCCCTTGTGGATGCAACCTACCACCTCATAAACGAGGAGAGGCTTAAGCTGATGAAGCCGACCGCCATACTTATCAACGCAGCAAGGGGAGCGGTAGTAGATACAAACGCCCTCGTCAAGGCCCTGCAGGAGGGCTGGATTGCCGGAGCTGGCCTCGACGTCTTCGAGGAAGAGCCGCTCCCAGCTGACCACCCGCTCACCGAGTTCGACAACGTGGTTTTAACGCCTCACATTGGAGCCTCTACCGTCGAGGCCCAGATGAGGGCTGGCGTTCAGGTTGCCGAGCAGATAGTCGAGATTCTGAAGGGTTGA
- a CDS encoding TIGR00153 family protein, which produces MAIFGGKENDVFKAIENHMTAVEETLKAFRALVEAYMAGNHSQAEAFEKEVSELETKADKLRREIEMMLYEGAFLPANRGDYARLSELIDQVADAAESAAHTIILAQPKFPGELKDTFIELIESSVETYSKLKEAVKALNTDVDKAMELAKAVEDAEEKADEIEYRLKKAIFESDTITTYAKLIWNQILTKIGDIADRAEDASDQVLLMSVKRRG; this is translated from the coding sequence ATGGCGATATTTGGAGGAAAAGAAAACGACGTCTTCAAGGCCATAGAGAACCACATGACGGCCGTTGAAGAGACCTTAAAGGCTTTCAGGGCTCTGGTTGAGGCTTATATGGCGGGAAACCATTCTCAAGCGGAGGCCTTCGAAAAGGAAGTAAGCGAGCTTGAGACGAAGGCAGATAAGCTCAGAAGAGAAATAGAGATGATGCTCTACGAGGGTGCGTTTCTGCCAGCTAACAGAGGGGACTACGCCAGGCTGAGCGAGCTGATAGACCAAGTAGCCGATGCCGCTGAGAGCGCAGCTCACACCATAATCCTGGCACAGCCGAAGTTTCCTGGGGAGCTTAAGGACACTTTCATCGAGCTCATTGAGTCAAGCGTGGAGACGTACAGCAAACTCAAAGAGGCCGTGAAAGCCCTCAATACCGACGTCGATAAAGCCATGGAACTGGCAAAAGCCGTTGAGGACGCCGAGGAAAAAGCCGACGAAATTGAATACAGGCTGAAAAAAGCTATATTTGAAAGCGACACGATAACAACTTACGCAAAGCTTATCTGGAACCAGATACTAACGAAGATCGGCGATATAGCCGATCGCGCTGAGGATGCCTCGGATCAGGTTTTGTTAATGTCAGTTAAGAGGAGGGGATGA
- a CDS encoding RNA methyltransferase produces MGVTVVLVEPEGPVNIGMVARTMKNFGFSRLVLVNPNLAEESYSYAVHAKDVLENAIILESFEEAVSLFDLTVGTTGKPGRRFIPYRAPLMPWELSKVLKGYPGEVGIFFGRESRGLTNEELNAMDITVTIPTSEAYPVMNLAQAVAVILYELSKERPEPPDESLKPATPEEKEVLVKTWADLLNVLDYPKDRKRREIFIKLFRKSLGKAFLYGREVHTLIGPLRRAVKKLEECEC; encoded by the coding sequence ATGGGGGTTACTGTGGTCTTAGTGGAACCGGAGGGGCCGGTTAACATCGGGATGGTAGCCAGGACAATGAAGAACTTCGGTTTTTCCAGGCTAGTCCTTGTAAATCCAAACCTAGCAGAGGAAAGCTACAGCTATGCAGTCCATGCCAAGGACGTGCTTGAAAACGCCATAATACTGGAATCCTTTGAAGAGGCCGTCTCTCTTTTTGATCTCACTGTTGGCACGACAGGAAAACCCGGGCGGAGATTTATTCCGTACAGGGCACCCTTAATGCCCTGGGAGCTATCGAAGGTGCTAAAGGGTTATCCCGGGGAAGTGGGAATCTTCTTTGGGCGTGAGAGCAGGGGGCTGACCAACGAAGAGCTTAACGCCATGGACATAACTGTGACGATACCCACGAGCGAGGCTTATCCAGTTATGAACCTGGCCCAGGCAGTTGCGGTGATACTCTACGAGCTGTCTAAAGAAAGGCCTGAACCACCGGATGAGTCGTTAAAGCCTGCAACCCCCGAGGAAAAGGAAGTACTTGTGAAAACATGGGCCGATCTTCTAAACGTTCTCGACTATCCGAAGGACCGGAAAAGAAGGGAGATTTTCATCAAACTCTTCCGGAAGTCCCTTGGAAAGGCTTTTCTGTACGGGAGGGAGGTTCACACCCTCATAGGTCCCCTAAGAAGGGCTGTTAAAAAGCTGGAGGAATGCGAATGCTGA
- a CDS encoding cation:proton antiporter has translation MTVEPELILYIAAMLATAEIFGWIFARINQPVVLGQIVGGILLGITMPPTEEVKDISMIGVLMLLFLAGLESSIDELKEAGKAGISVAGIGVLVAFLMGFGIAYPFKGFQQALLYGALTTPTSVSLTVRVLMELDKLKTVEGNTILTAAIVDDILGIIVLTIVISALGEGGVNAVGIAEILLMVLLFLVLMVYAVPGIMDYLLRKVVRIGFADSTVTLSMASLFAFAYLAEHMNLASILGAYLFGLALSETEFRKPIFEHTRVIAHSLFVPLFFVDVGMNIPLKNLSSVGLFALLFSVVAILSKIIGCGLGALVAGLNSKSALRIGVGMIPRMGVELAMLAIALKEGIVGPDAYVVIILMIFLSTLITPSLLKATFGGEQS, from the coding sequence ATGACCGTGGAGCCCGAGTTGATACTCTACATAGCTGCCATGCTCGCAACGGCTGAGATCTTCGGCTGGATCTTTGCCAGAATAAACCAGCCCGTGGTTCTCGGCCAGATAGTCGGGGGAATACTTCTTGGAATAACCATGCCTCCCACGGAGGAAGTTAAGGACATCTCAATGATAGGCGTCCTCATGCTCCTCTTTCTGGCCGGTTTGGAAAGCAGTATCGATGAACTCAAGGAGGCAGGGAAAGCTGGCATCTCCGTTGCTGGAATAGGTGTCCTTGTGGCTTTTCTGATGGGTTTTGGCATAGCGTATCCCTTCAAGGGCTTTCAACAGGCCCTCCTGTACGGCGCTTTAACAACTCCAACGAGTGTGAGCCTGACCGTTAGAGTCCTTATGGAGCTGGACAAGCTGAAGACGGTTGAAGGTAACACGATACTCACCGCCGCGATAGTGGACGACATACTCGGCATCATCGTCCTGACCATCGTCATATCTGCCCTCGGGGAGGGTGGTGTGAATGCCGTAGGAATAGCCGAGATACTCCTGATGGTTCTCCTCTTTCTTGTCTTAATGGTCTACGCCGTTCCAGGAATTATGGACTATCTCCTGAGAAAGGTCGTCAGGATAGGCTTCGCGGACTCGACGGTTACCCTCTCGATGGCCTCGCTCTTTGCCTTCGCATACCTTGCAGAGCACATGAACCTAGCATCTATCCTCGGGGCTTATCTCTTTGGCCTTGCACTCAGCGAGACGGAGTTTAGAAAGCCGATATTCGAGCACACGAGGGTGATTGCGCACTCCCTTTTCGTCCCGCTCTTCTTCGTCGACGTCGGCATGAACATCCCGCTTAAGAACCTCTCCTCAGTTGGCCTCTTCGCCCTGCTCTTCAGCGTCGTCGCAATACTCAGCAAGATCATAGGTTGCGGTCTTGGAGCGTTGGTGGCAGGTTTAAATTCAAAGTCTGCCCTGAGAATAGGCGTCGGTATGATACCGAGGATGGGTGTAGAGCTTGCCATGCTCGCCATAGCGCTGAAGGAGGGCATAGTGGGACCAGATGCCTACGTTGTGATAATCCTAATGATATTCCTGAGCACGCTGATAACCCCGAGTCTTCTGAAGGCTACCTTTGGAGGGGAGCAATCGTAG
- a CDS encoding HEAT repeat domain-containing protein, with amino-acid sequence MDDIIDLLKDYNERVSLKAIETLNLILEKGELNEKDYEKVTDALMEIVKKGMPILSEYAAEGLGEIGAKALKAVRKLIGWLFNLIRSSEDRQVQSAAIAALTEIAYRTEDKTVFNEIFDKMTDLLGHLDPYIQERALSSIDRLTGRAELLTKRNKIKALQKIKEISGNVRTASKANLIMEKLEKLTGEEEILTIEDVRKKLEIAEYGPEDVEKLLDSGKADVVAELAKMDPIVVSKVIELLESEDPTRRADALWVISKIVSVLTPTDAYSILPVLGEFLKSRNPWIRKTAAETMAEIYVLYPGTAQFFTSLLNVLLSSGKPTDTEGALELIYALQKKLLDPEFSKATIRVLVDLIKRKETRGVALKFIAREAQELINMDYEALTTLKKAFKEVYGDEGGKYDNLVGAIIDVVDDLLKLKSQSS; translated from the coding sequence TTGGATGACATAATAGACCTGCTAAAAGACTACAACGAGAGGGTCTCCCTGAAAGCAATTGAAACTCTGAACTTGATTCTCGAAAAGGGCGAACTAAATGAGAAGGACTACGAAAAGGTAACGGATGCCCTAATGGAAATCGTGAAGAAGGGAATGCCAATTCTAAGCGAGTACGCTGCCGAAGGGCTGGGTGAGATAGGAGCTAAAGCCCTCAAGGCTGTCAGGAAATTAATAGGATGGCTTTTCAACCTCATAAGATCCTCAGAAGACAGGCAGGTTCAGAGTGCTGCCATAGCGGCACTCACTGAGATAGCATACAGAACTGAGGATAAAACCGTTTTTAACGAAATATTTGACAAGATGACTGACCTTCTCGGCCATCTTGATCCCTATATCCAGGAGAGGGCTCTCTCGTCCATAGACAGGCTCACGGGAAGGGCGGAATTACTGACAAAGAGGAACAAGATAAAAGCCCTTCAGAAAATTAAAGAAATCAGTGGAAACGTCCGCACGGCCTCAAAGGCAAACCTGATTATGGAGAAGCTGGAGAAGCTCACAGGGGAGGAGGAAATATTAACAATCGAAGACGTCAGAAAGAAACTGGAAATAGCCGAATATGGGCCAGAAGACGTTGAAAAGCTTCTCGACTCCGGTAAAGCTGACGTAGTTGCAGAACTGGCAAAAATGGATCCGATAGTAGTGTCAAAAGTGATAGAGCTCCTGGAATCGGAGGATCCAACACGAAGAGCAGATGCCCTATGGGTCATCTCAAAGATAGTTTCAGTGCTGACACCAACGGACGCCTATTCAATACTCCCTGTTCTCGGGGAGTTCCTCAAAAGTAGAAACCCCTGGATCAGAAAAACCGCGGCTGAAACCATGGCCGAAATCTACGTTCTCTATCCCGGAACCGCCCAGTTCTTCACGTCTCTGCTTAACGTCCTCCTGAGCTCGGGCAAGCCAACTGACACGGAAGGGGCACTTGAACTGATCTATGCCCTCCAGAAAAAGTTACTCGATCCCGAGTTCAGCAAGGCGACGATACGCGTTCTCGTGGATTTGATAAAAAGGAAAGAAACGAGAGGCGTCGCCCTCAAGTTCATAGCCAGAGAGGCCCAGGAGCTCATCAACATGGACTACGAAGCCCTCACTACTCTAAAGAAAGCCTTCAAAGAAGTATATGGGGACGAAGGAGGAAAATACGACAACCTGGTAGGGGCAATAATAGACGTTGTTGATGACCTACTAAAGCTCAAATCTCAGAGCAGTTAA
- the otg gene encoding methylated-DNA--protein-cysteine methyltransferase, translating to MLSVEKFRVNDREVWIGVLFSGRIYGTAFAFDRKTLIERINSLANYLIKRGINVSLDIRPSDYPEKIFKVIVGELDNEHLLSELSFEGVTAFERRVYEWLTKNVKRGSVITYGSLAKVLGTSPRAIGGAMRRNPYPIVVPCHRVVAKNGIGYYSSGIEEKKFLLEIEGVKEWTS from the coding sequence ATGCTGAGCGTTGAGAAGTTCCGGGTTAATGACCGGGAAGTTTGGATCGGGGTTCTCTTTTCCGGAAGGATTTACGGGACAGCGTTTGCCTTCGACAGGAAAACACTGATTGAGCGGATAAACTCGTTGGCAAACTATCTGATCAAAAGGGGGATTAACGTTTCCCTTGACATTCGGCCAAGTGATTACCCCGAGAAAATCTTTAAGGTAATAGTGGGGGAACTCGACAACGAGCATCTCTTGTCTGAGCTCTCCTTTGAGGGGGTCACGGCGTTTGAGAGAAGGGTTTACGAGTGGCTTACAAAAAACGTTAAAAGAGGCTCCGTTATAACGTACGGTAGTCTGGCAAAAGTACTCGGAACGTCCCCCAGAGCCATCGGGGGGGCCATGAGGAGAAACCCCTATCCGATAGTGGTTCCCTGCCATCGAGTCGTTGCAAAAAACGGAATAGGTTATTACAGCTCCGGGATTGAGGAAAAGAAGTTCCTGCTGGAAATTGAGGGGGTGAAAGAATGGACAAGCTGA
- a CDS encoding CBS domain-containing protein — protein MASENEEKPKLNIVKLSKMPLKLVMDEKFLRLSPDDRIEDLIKGLEHRTCAVVTDEAGKLLGFISVDEIINLIVPPMDYVLVGMDALKEAHFDWDRPVKEIMNPRPITLSPRDTLGYALGMILETGVRQFPVVENKKVVGTFSAQSVIRLLRVFAR, from the coding sequence ATGGCCAGTGAGAACGAGGAAAAGCCGAAGCTCAACATCGTCAAGCTCTCCAAGATGCCCCTGAAGCTCGTTATGGACGAGAAATTCCTCAGGCTTTCGCCTGATGACAGGATTGAAGACCTTATCAAGGGGCTCGAACACAGAACCTGCGCCGTCGTCACCGACGAGGCCGGAAAGCTTCTCGGCTTCATCTCAGTCGATGAGATAATCAACCTCATAGTCCCGCCGATGGATTACGTTCTCGTGGGTATGGACGCCCTCAAAGAGGCCCACTTTGACTGGGACAGGCCGGTGAAGGAAATAATGAATCCAAGGCCGATAACTTTGTCACCCAGGGACACCCTCGGCTACGCTTTAGGAATGATACTTGAAACGGGTGTTAGGCAGTTCCCTGTGGTCGAGAATAAGAAGGTCGTTGGAACATTCTCGGCTCAGAGCGTCATAAGGCTCCTTAGGGTATTCGCGCGGTGA